From the genome of Carettochelys insculpta isolate YL-2023 chromosome 12, ASM3395843v1, whole genome shotgun sequence, one region includes:
- the PPCDC gene encoding phosphopantothenoylcysteine decarboxylase isoform X4 produces the protein MLVAPLDANTLAKIANGICDNLLTCVIRAWDLSKPLLFCPAMNTAMWEHPITARQVKQLKDFGYTEVPCVVKKLVCGDEGPGAMAEVCTIVEKVKAILSEQDLPTQLIP, from the exons ATGCTGGTGGCACCTCTTGATGCAAATACACTGGCCAAAATAGCAAATGGCATCTGTGACAACTTACTG ACCTGTGTCATCCGTGCCTGGGATCTGAGCAAACCCCTGCTGTTCTGTCCTGCTATGAACACAGCCATGTGGGAGCATCCTATCACAGCTCGGCAGGTGAAGCAACTCAAAGACTTCGGATACACAGAGGTCCCTTGTGTGGTGAAGAAGCTGGTGTGCGGGGATGAAG GTCCAGGTGCCATGGCAGAAGTATGCACCATTGTGGAGAAGGTGAAGGCGATCCTTTCCGAGCAAGACTTGCCAACACAGCTGATTCCTTGA